The genomic stretch CGTGATCGTAACGATTTCCGGAAAGAGTATACAGCTCCAGGTGCTTTTCCTTTATAACAGGTTTAGTAAAATATGTTTTATAAAAGCTATTTATATAAAAAAATAAAATTGTTGGGATCAATATTATAATAAAAACAATTCCCACTTTTAAGAATGTTCTTCTTTCTCTGAATACCTGAATTATCAATAGAATTAAAAAACAAATGAATAAAATAATCAAGCCGGTAAATGATTCAAGAATAATTAAAAATATAACAAACCATATTACCAGTAATGCAAAAAGAATTTTAATGTATCGTTTATGATTTGTTTTAAAAATAAAATATAACAGTGAAAAAACAGAAAAACAAATAAGAAGGCTTAGCCTGATATGCGACACAAATACACATATATCGCGAATATCGGAAAATTGCATGGTAAAATAATTATACATGCTGAATAAAGTGGAAATAAAAGCAGAAATAATGGTTACCAAAATTAATGCATGGAATTTTTTATTATCCAATTGTTCAGATGTTGAAATGATAAACGGTAAAAGTAATAGTGGAAATTTTATTCTTAAATCTTTAAATGCATAATCAAAATCGCTTGTATAGATAAGTCCCAGCAAATGCAGTAAAAAAAGTGATGAAATGATAAGGGCTGTTTTATTTTTAAAAAAACTTTGTATCCTTAACCGGAAATTCCCTCCCCATAACCACGAAATTGCCAATAAGATTTCACCAATACTGATGCCTGCTTTTGATAGAGGCAATCCTGCTGCTATAATACAAAGGCTAAAAAAATATAATTCTTTATTTCCGAAACGAATCCCGTTTTTCATCAGCACGTTTAAATGATTTTATTTTTCTTTATTCAAAACAACACTACCATCAAGTATTCCGGAAAACTTTTTTGTATCATTAAATAATTCCTGTGCTTTTTTTACTTCAGGATCGGTTAAAAGTGATGCCTGTATTTGTCCTTTCTGGAAATAATAGCGTGATACAATCTCTATTCTTAATAAATCTGTTATTTCATCTTTATATTTTTCCAAATCTTCTTTTTTGTTATGCATCATTTTATTTTTTAATGCTTCATATTCTGTTGCAATATCATTATAGTATTTTTCATCTTCAGCATTTTTCTTCAGTTCAGCCAACGATGATTCACTCGCTGTTGTATAATCATAATCCTTATCGGCTATATATGAAATAAACTGTTTGTAAATTTCATCTGTGATTTTAAATTCATTAACAGGAGCAATACTTTCGTGCTGACTTCTGAATTTCGTAGCAAAATTGAATACAAGGAGTTTGGTAACCAGGCTTGCAGCAATGTCGCTATATTCATAGGGTTTAATATACATATCCGGCTCAATTCCTCCTCCATCATATACAGTGCGTCCCTTCTTGGTTTTAAATGCCACTTTCAGTGAGTCGGGAATTTTTGCCACACTACCATCTTCATTTTTCTGAGAATAATCAATTGCCTGAATGCAGCGGCCGCTGGGAATGTAATACTTTGCAATAGTAACTTTCATTTTAGTATTGTATGAAAGCGATACCACGTTTTGCACAAGACCTTTTCCGTATGTTCTCTCGCCTATTATAACACCACGGTCGATATCCTGTATTGCCCCTGCAACAATTTCTGATGCGGATGCGCTGCCCCTGTCGACCAGTACCACAAGAGGGATTTCGCTGTCGGCAGCATTATTCAGGGTTTTATGTTCGGTATTACGTACTTTCACTTTTCCTTTTGTGCTAACCACTAAAATATTTTTATCAATGAAAATATTGACAATATTAACTGCTTCATTAAGCAATCCTCCGCCATTTCCCCGCAGGTCGAGTATACAGTTCTTCATTCCTTTTTCTTTCAGGTCAAGGAATGCTGTCTTCACTTCTTTTCCCGCATCCTGGAAAAAATTGGAAAGTTTAATATATCCTACGTTTTCATCAACCATTCCCGAATATGAAACATTATTTATTTTTATTTCCTTTCGCTCTATATTTTTTTCGATAGGATTTTTTTCTCCTTCTCTTTTCAATAAAATCTTCACTGTAGCTCCTGCCTGACCACGCAATATATTTGTAATATCTTCCGTGTTCTTTCCTTTCATCGACTTATTATTTATTTCAAGAATGGTATCACCTGCACGAATATCATTTTTCTGTGCGGGTGAATCGTCATAAGGAACAGATATAATAATATAATCTCCTGTTTTATGTATCAAAGCACCAATACCTCCATATTCGCCGGTTGTCATCATTTTATAATCTTCCAGTTCCGATTCGGGAATATAAACGGTGTACGGATCAAGCGATTCAAGCATTGCATCAATTGCAGTTTTTATAAGTTCACCTGGTTTGATTTCATCAACATAATTATTATTTAACTCCTTGTATAAGGTAGCAAAAATGTCAAGGTTCTTACCTATTTCGAAATCATCACCGGCAAAGTTATATGACATAACCACGGTAAAAACCATAGCTACTGCAATTATCCACTTCCGGGCCTTATAACAGTATTGTATATATTTTCTCATAAAATGTATTTTCAGATTTAATAAAAATTAAGGAACAGGGTCGTATCCGCTTCTTCCCCATGGTCCGCATGAAAGAAATCGTTTAAGGGTCAGATAGCCACCTTTAAAAGGTCCGTATTTCCTTATGGCCTGTAATCCATACTCCGAGCAGGTAGGAGTATATCGGCATGCTGCTGGTAATATTGGCGAAATAGCCGCTTTATAAAAATAAATCATTCCTATTAATATTTTACCTAACAGTTTTTTCATACTCTTTGAGTAAACGTTGTAAAGTTACTTTTATTTTCTCTTCCATATCTTTGTATGGTAAAATAATTTTCCCTGTATATTGAAGTGCAAGCATTATATTTTCAGGCTTTCCAAGCATCTTTTCATATACTGTTTGTTTATTCTTCCTGAATGCTTCACGAATTAAGCGTTTAATATAATTACGTTCTACTGCTTTTTTAAAATTTCTGTTAGAAACAGCAATAAGGATTTTTAATGTAAAAGGCTTTGCAGACGGATAAACCAACCATAACGCCCTGATAGGAGAAACATAAAATTCATTACCTTTCTCAAATAGTTCAAGAATAATTTTTTTTTCTGTAATCCGTTCCTTTTTTTTAAAGGTCTGCACGGTATATGGTGTAAAAATCTTTTTGCAAACTTAAGCAGGTTGACTTACTTACTTTTATTTGCTTTTTCAATATATTTATCAATAGCCAAAGCCATTGAGGGAGCTAACGGTGTAGGCGCCTGGATATTTAAAGTAAGCCCGGCTTCTTTTACAGCATTGGCAGTTGTAGAGCCAAAAGCAGCAATAAGCGTATCATTTTGCTTAAACTTAGGGAAATTATGGAATAATGAACGAACACCAGCCGGACTAAACAACACAATAACATCGTATTGAGTAATATCGTATTGAGTAATATCATTTGGCAACGTGTA from Bacteroidales bacterium encodes the following:
- a CDS encoding O-antigen ligase family protein, which produces MKNGIRFGNKELYFFSLCIIAAGLPLSKAGISIGEILLAISWLWGGNFRLRIQSFFKNKTALIISSLFLLHLLGLIYTSDFDYAFKDLRIKFPLLLLPFIISTSEQLDNKKFHALILVTIISAFISTLFSMYNYFTMQFSDIRDICVFVSHIRLSLLICFSVFSLLYFIFKTNHKRYIKILFALLVIWFVIFLIILESFTGLIILFICFLILLIIQVFRERRTFLKVGIVFIIILIPTILFFYINSFYKTYFTKPVIKEKHLELYTLSGNRYDHDTLSNDVENGYYVWIYICEPEIRKEWNKRSNYKYDETDKKGQGIKYTLRRFLTSKGLRKDSVGVSMLTDTEVNAVENGIADVNLLQLHSLESRIYETLWEIENYRETNDPNGHSLLQRYEYWKVSLLIIEKNYLIGVGTGDMNEAFEKQYEDMQTRLDEKWRLRSHNQFLSIAVGFGIIGFLWFLLVILFPIFIKKYRTNFFYLIFFLIIFISMFTEDTIESQIGLTLYAFFNSLLLFGRKFNDEVMNEKHNEILEKS
- a CDS encoding S41 family peptidase, producing MRKYIQYCYKARKWIIAVAMVFTVVMSYNFAGDDFEIGKNLDIFATLYKELNNNYVDEIKPGELIKTAIDAMLESLDPYTVYIPESELEDYKMMTTGEYGGIGALIHKTGDYIIISVPYDDSPAQKNDIRAGDTILEINNKSMKGKNTEDITNILRGQAGATVKILLKREGEKNPIEKNIERKEIKINNVSYSGMVDENVGYIKLSNFFQDAGKEVKTAFLDLKEKGMKNCILDLRGNGGGLLNEAVNIVNIFIDKNILVVSTKGKVKVRNTEHKTLNNAADSEIPLVVLVDRGSASASEIVAGAIQDIDRGVIIGERTYGKGLVQNVVSLSYNTKMKVTIAKYYIPSGRCIQAIDYSQKNEDGSVAKIPDSLKVAFKTKKGRTVYDGGGIEPDMYIKPYEYSDIAASLVTKLLVFNFATKFRSQHESIAPVNEFKITDEIYKQFISYIADKDYDYTTASESSLAELKKNAEDEKYYNDIATEYEALKNKMMHNKKEDLEKYKDEITDLLRIEIVSRYYFQKGQIQASLLTDPEVKKAQELFNDTKKFSGILDGSVVLNKEK
- the yidD gene encoding membrane protein insertion efficiency factor YidD; translation: MKKLLGKILIGMIYFYKAAISPILPAACRYTPTCSEYGLQAIRKYGPFKGGYLTLKRFLSCGPWGRSGYDPVP
- the rnpA gene encoding ribonuclease P protein component — translated: MQTFKKKERITEKKIILELFEKGNEFYVSPIRALWLVYPSAKPFTLKILIAVSNRNFKKAVERNYIKRLIREAFRKNKQTVYEKMLGKPENIMLALQYTGKIILPYKDMEEKIKVTLQRLLKEYEKTVR